One window of Cydia pomonella isolate Wapato2018A chromosome 7, ilCydPomo1, whole genome shotgun sequence genomic DNA carries:
- the LOC133520003 gene encoding photoreceptor outer segment membrane glycoprotein 2-like isoform X2 — protein MLPTNFYLLYMISKGRKIDPYSRVLCWDLWVCMATIIILSFIGSCLCSHKIYHCKNCIKKAISKAMDNYRYDPKLKQLMDVIQWGIKCCGLNSYTDWFNKDWYDFTRDYEWDPISDTKLRSKGVALVTDSVPLSCCKTGSCISNYLSEMGTSSIHLCGCAEQLYETVMAALVIQLIGFSSVFVVEFSFWLYPRRTKQANTSKKAKLACTT, from the exons ATGTTGCCTACGAATTTCTACTTGCTCTACATGATATCTAAAGGGAGAAAAATAGA TCCTTATTCAAGAGTTTTGTGTTGGGATCTATGGGTCTGCATGGCAACAATAATTATACTAAGCTTCATAGGTTCATGTCTTTGCTCGCACAAGATATATCACTGTAAAAATTGCATCAAAAAAGCCATTAGTAAAGCCATGGACAATTATAGGTATGACCCTAAATTGAAACAACTTATGGACGTTATTCAATGGGGAATCAAGTGTTGTGGG CTTAACTCCTATACGGACTGGTTTAACAAAGACTGGTACGACTTCACACGCGACTATGAATGGGATCCCATTTCTGATACAAAACTACGTTCCAAGGGAGTGGCGCTTGTTACTGATAGCGTTCCTCTTAG TTGCTGTAAAACAGGATCGTGCATATCAAACTACTTGTCGGAGATGGGAACCTCGTCTATACATTTGTGTGGATGCGCTGAGCAACTCTATGAAACAGTCATGGCTGCGCTGGTTATTCAGTTGATTGGTTTTTCTTCCGTTTTTGTAGTTGAG TTTTCATTCTGGCTGTATCCAAGGAGAACGAAACAAGCAAACACATCAAAAAAGGCAAAACTCGCGTGTACGACGTAA
- the LOC133520007 gene encoding protein PET117 homolog, mitochondrial-like has translation MSSTSSKLVLGLSCAISLGIVSYVHIKQQSDREKMHEGVLKDVERQQRRKIENIYMLEKQNELTKQLKKGLNET, from the exons ATGTCTTCCACTAGCTCGAAACTAGTCCTGGGGCTTTCGTGCGCAATATCGTTGGGCATAGTGAGCTATGTTCACATAAAGCAACAATCGGAcag GGAAAAAATGCATGAAGGTGTACTGAAGGATGTTGAGCGACAAcaacggagaaaaatagaaaacataTACATGCTTGAGAAACAAAATGAACTAACTAAACAATTAAAGAAAGGTTTAAATGAGACTtag
- the LOC133520006 gene encoding large ribosomal subunit protein bL20m-like gives MVFLTVTNLIRVRGPDEFWRKRRIFRLAAHYIGRRRNCYSVAVRNVHRALAYATKARELKKQDMKDLWNTRITAACEQHNITQFQLKEGLDRANIMLDRKSLSNLASWEPRTFESLAAVAKEKLRLDGFVDTVDKKYPTGINLNLKDVMLEQWLKEKK, from the coding sequence ATGGTATTTCTCACTGTTACAAACTTAATTCGGGTCCGAGGCCCAGATGAATTCTGGCGAAAAAGAAGGATTTTTAGACTAGCTGCTCATTACATCGGTCGTCGAAGAAACTGTTACTCGGTCGCCGTGCGTAATGTACACCGAGCGCTAGCATACGCCACTAAGGCCCGAGAGCTGAAGAAGCAGGATATGAAGGACTTGTGGAACACGAGGATCACTGCTGCGTGTGAGCAGCACAATATTACACAGTTTCAGCTCAAAGAGGGTCTCGACCGTGCCAACATTATGTTAGACCGCAAGTCACTCTCTAATTTGGCCTCATGGGAACCACGAACCTTTGAATCGCTAGCTGCTGTGGCTAAGGAGAAGTTGCGTCTTGACGGATTTGTGGATACGGTTGACAAAAAATACCCAACTGGTATCAACCTAAACCTGAAGGATGTCATGTTAGAGCAATGGTTGAAAGAAAAAAAGTGa
- the LOC133520003 gene encoding peripherin-2-like isoform X1 has product MLPTNFYLLYMISKGRKIDPYSRVLCWDLWVCMATIIILSFIGSCLCSHKIYHCKNCIKKAISKAMDNYRYDPKLKQLMDVIQWGIKCCGLNSYTDWFNKDWYDFTRDYEWDPISDTKLRSKGVALVTDSVPLSCCKTGSCISNYLSEMGTSSIHLCGCAEQLYETVMAALVIQLIGFSSVFVVELLVFILAVSKENETSKHIKKGKTRVYDVKHLLSVNPNFDWSGSLESASDDSDAEESGSPKKAVRNMPDESAPGLP; this is encoded by the exons ATGTTGCCTACGAATTTCTACTTGCTCTACATGATATCTAAAGGGAGAAAAATAGA TCCTTATTCAAGAGTTTTGTGTTGGGATCTATGGGTCTGCATGGCAACAATAATTATACTAAGCTTCATAGGTTCATGTCTTTGCTCGCACAAGATATATCACTGTAAAAATTGCATCAAAAAAGCCATTAGTAAAGCCATGGACAATTATAGGTATGACCCTAAATTGAAACAACTTATGGACGTTATTCAATGGGGAATCAAGTGTTGTGGG CTTAACTCCTATACGGACTGGTTTAACAAAGACTGGTACGACTTCACACGCGACTATGAATGGGATCCCATTTCTGATACAAAACTACGTTCCAAGGGAGTGGCGCTTGTTACTGATAGCGTTCCTCTTAG TTGCTGTAAAACAGGATCGTGCATATCAAACTACTTGTCGGAGATGGGAACCTCGTCTATACATTTGTGTGGATGCGCTGAGCAACTCTATGAAACAGTCATGGCTGCGCTGGTTATTCAGTTGATTGGTTTTTCTTCCGTTTTTGTAGTTGAG CTTTTAGTTTTCATTCTGGCTGTATCCAAGGAGAACGAAACAAGCAAACACATCAAAAAAGGCAAAACTCGCGTGTACGACGTAAAGCATCTTCTCAGCGTGAACCCTAACTTTGACTGGAGTGGTTCGCTTGAATCGGCCTCGGACGATAGTGATGCTGAAGAATCGGGCTCACCCAAGAAAGCAGTGCGAAATATGCCAGATGAATCGGCGCCGGGACTTccttaa